Proteins encoded within one genomic window of Marasmius oreades isolate 03SP1 chromosome 4, whole genome shotgun sequence:
- a CDS encoding uncharacterized protein (antiSMASH:Cluster_4.4) has translation MMFNKFFAISALTSLAAATALPGGGGGSGGSETQCCKQVQQASDVDPITKSTILSLIGIDLDDVTGIVGLNCSPITVIGGHNGACSGGTTEVNCTDNSHGNLISLGCIPVTV, from the exons ATGATGTTCAACAAGTTCTTCGCCATCTCTGCTCTTACCTCTCTTGCCGCCGCCACGGCCCTCCcaggtggtggaggaggatcCGGAGGCTCTGAGACCCAATGCTGCAAGCAAGTTCAACAGGCGAGCGACGTCGACCCCATTACAAAGAGCACTATCCTCTCCTTGATTGGGATCGATCTGGATGATGTCACCGGCATCGTCGGTCTCAACTGCAGTCCTATCACTGTCATTGGAGGCCATAACGGTGCATG CTCTGGCGGAACTACCGAGGTCAATTGCACTGACAACAGTCACG GCAATCTCATATCCCTTGGTTGCATCCCCGTTACCGTTTGA
- a CDS encoding uncharacterized protein (antiSMASH:Cluster_4.4) has product MHERVDVGGSLPTILLPGERSRLPAFRVLYIYYLGITNHQDRHFVTVAPCLLVSGLMTIFLLGAVHVPIFRLPSATLFLHPNLMEVPGTALPDRIWMWKPCLVNRLNDSDMHGTSGRHEKCLLKLSPTQANKATKFQMAMRGKARHSNVRDEQNVRK; this is encoded by the exons ATGCACGAGCGTGTGGATGTTGGTGGGTCCTTGCCTACAATTCTGCTCCCGGGCGAGAGGTCGCGACTCCCAGCGTTCCGTGTTCTCTATATATACTACCTCGGAATAACGAACCACCAAGACCGACATTTTGTGACGGTTGCTCCTTGCCTACTCGTTAGCGGATTGATGACCATCTTTCTCCTGGGTGCTGTTCATGTTCCCAT TTTTCGATTACCATCCGCCACGCTTTTTTTACACCCAAACTTAATGGAGGTACCCGGAACGGCTTTACCAGACAGAATTTGGATGTGGAAACCTTGCCTCGTGAACAGGTTGAATGACTCGGACATGCATGGTACAAGTGGTCGACATGAAAAATGTTTGTTGAAGCTGTCTCCAACGCAGGCAAATAAGGCTACCAAGTTTCAAATGGCGATGCGGGGAAAGGCAAGGCACTCCAATGTCAGGGACGAACAAAACG TAAGAAAATGA
- a CDS encoding uncharacterized protein (antiSMASH:Cluster_4.4), which produces MDEEDPETLTPNIPCFRNLRVDLGGLNVLVGLTCSPITVIYAVETVFDASGTSPAAAMMFIYPDFEPWMLFTGKDHSYWIHRLR; this is translated from the exons ATGGACGAAGAGGATCCGGAGACTCTGACGCCCAATATCCCATGCTTCCGGAATCTTCGAGTCGATCTCGGTGGACTCAACGTCCTCGTTGGTCTCACCTGCAGCCCTATTACTGTCATATACGCCGTGGAAACGGTATTCG ATGCTTCCGGAACTTCCCCGGCAGCCGCCATGATGTTCATTTATCCAGATTTCGAGCCTTGGATGTTATTTACTGGCAAAGATCATTCATATTGGATTCATCGGCTCCGATAA
- a CDS encoding uncharacterized protein (antiSMASH:Cluster_4.4) encodes MTQITSLRTVDTRMHPLFFSSFDVKDCWDEMGPVVTTNLRLTIQQCTKPDTQERRKALYMHENPHGNLFTLTLGLCEAERVGSIVRILQFLCIIDDVLEVLPHGDALVEHDILCDGLRGFSNACTPNTRPEWIKFLQDVKAEVIAVDPIRGPALFLTFEESLRIRDSSDVEFEAIKQYLPYRLINFDYELVANLILWAMDVDLSPEEADSELLHDFKYSIGVIVGLINDYYSWEREKRQQQDSDRIRNGVAVLMKQHNLSDQDAKAAVKKMIIEEELKIHTMLENPQLEISTALKRFLDGLRMFAGGYSFWCATCPRYQKPEGDSD; translated from the exons ATGACCCAAATTACGTCTCTTCGAACCGTTGACACTCGCATGCACCCTTTATTCTTCAGCTCCTTCGACGTCAAGGACTGTTGGGACGAGATGGGCCCGGTCGTCACCACGAACCTCCGTCTAACCATTCAACAATGTACCAAACCGGACACTCAGGAACGTCGCAAGGCTTTGTACATGCATGAAAATCCGCACGGGAATCTCTTCACGCTCACTTTAGGACTTTGTGAAGCTGAGCGTGTCGGCTCCATCGTCCGCATCCTTCAGTTTTTGTGTATCATCGATG ATGTTCTAGAAGTCCTTCCTCATGGGGATGCTTTGGTGGAGCATGATATCCTCTGCGACGGTCTTCGCGGGTTTTCGAACGCCTGTACACCAAATACCCGCCCCGAGTGGATCAAGTTCCTCCAGGACGTCAAGGCTGAGGTGATCGCGGTAGATCCCATCCGCGGTCCAGCTCTATTCTTGACGTTTGAGGAGAGCCTTCGCATTCGTGATAGTAGCGACGTCGAATTCGAAGCTATTAAACAGTACTTGCCCTACCGACTCATCAATTTTGACTACGA ATTGGTGGCTAATCTCATCCTTTGGGCGATGGACGTCGACCTTTCTCCCGAAGAGGCCGATTCGGAACTGCTCCATGATTTCAAGTACTCAATCGGAGTCATCGTGGGGCTGATCAATGACTATTACTCttgggagagagagaaacgTCAACAACAGGATTCGGACCGTATCAGGAACGGTGTGGCTGTTCTCATGAAACAGCACAACCTTTCAGATCAAGACGCGAAAGCCGCTGTCAAAAAAATGATTATTGAAGAAGAACTGAAAATTCATACGATGCTGGAAAATCCCCAGTTGGAAATTTCGACTGCTTTGAAGCGATTTCTCGACGGATTGAGGATGTTCGCTGGCGGGTATAGTTTCTGGTGTGCAACGTGCCCGAGATACCAAAAGCCCGAGGGTGACTCTGATTAA
- a CDS encoding uncharacterized protein (antiSMASH:Cluster_4.4) has translation MPILPSSTTTTPFLDMFYSLEYAPGPGYQFFAALFNNCVDNYKLADWDYGYKRNESDPNDKSPILYLDKPSPPPELFGIELRQCVEGEILLPGHVSIPRIEYEQLSRLASQDALCANKFRTKAVRDRAERKAYKEATQFGTGGFGYIDPITKAKREKAKGREELLHGTGQSSSSSIVVDE, from the exons ATGCCCATCCTACCATCTTCCACTACAACGACCCCGTTCTTGGACATGTTC TACTCGCTCGAGTACGCTCCCGGGCCCGGCTATCAATTCTTCGCTGCCCTCTTCAACAATTGTGTTGACAATTACAAGCTTGCGGATTGGGACTACGGTTACAAAAGGAATGAGAGCGACCCTAACGATAAGTCACCCATCCTTTACCTTGACAAACCTTCGCCTCCGCCGGAACTATTCGGCATCGAGCTTCGTCAATGTGTCGAGGGCGAAATTCTTTTACCCGGCCATGTTTCTATCCCTCGCATCGAGTATGAACAGCTCTCTCGTCTCGCTAGCCAGGATGCCCTTTGTGCCAACAAATTTAGGACCAAGGCTGTTAGGGATCGTGCCGAAAGGAAGGCTTACAAGGAGGCCACCCAGTTCGGTACGGGAGGTTTCGGATACATTGACCCCATCACAAAAGCAAAAAGGGAGAAAGCTAAAGGTCGTGAAGAGCTTCTCCATGGTACTGGtcaatcctcctcctcctccattgTTGTCGATGAATAG
- a CDS encoding uncharacterized protein (antiSMASH:Cluster_4.4): protein MLFNKFFALSSLTAVTTAMALPGGGGGGAGTGTQCCQQVQQASAITGATKTLLGLLGVDLDNITGLVGLNCSPITVVGSGNGACSSGTTAVNCTDNSYGNLVHLGCVLVNA from the exons ATGTTGTTCAACAAATTCTTCGCTCTCTCCTCCCTTACCGCCGTTACCACCGCCATGGCTCTCCCAGGtggcggaggaggaggagcaggCACTGGTACCCAATGCTGCCAGCAAGTTCAACAGGCGAGCGCCATCACCGGTGCTACAAAGACTCTCCTCGGCTTGCTCGGGGTCGATCTGGACAATATCACCGGCCTCGTCGGTCTCAACTGCAGTCCGATCACTGTTGTTGGCAGCGGAAACGGTGCATG CTCTTCTGGGACTACTGCCGTCAATTGCACCGACAACAGCTACG GCAATCTCGTTCATCTTGGATGCGTTCTAGTCAATGCTTAG